Proteins co-encoded in one Juglans regia cultivar Chandler chromosome 16, Walnut 2.0, whole genome shotgun sequence genomic window:
- the LOC109006515 gene encoding receptor-like serine/threonine-protein kinase SD1-6, translated as MFVRDMGIDGTRPFLLFVLLLLLRACFSVNADDIFKKGQPPLSVINNDSISSKNGRFELGFFERGTPPKFYLGIRFKRLVSQRIVWVANSESHLSNPRTSRLEFSEDGNLVLLEANSSKKPFWSTNLQNLPSNSTEAALLDDGNLVLRDRSDLSTIFWESFDCPTDTWLPGAKLGIYKTGKEPKQLISWKNSEDPSPGLFSCSLRIDPNGSSEYIFEWNRSQVYWSSGIWNGETFAFIPEMGLNHIYNLTVVSNENETYSSYSLYNSSLTSICFIDSTGKFNALTWLPANEATTEPWVLWAQPKSLSDVYALCGPFGIYHDNTSQPCDCPKGFEPFSDNQTRLNDWSSGCLRRHPLQCENRNAKNDWFQKIPNVTSPINWKAYSAMSAGRCQLACMNNCACTAYAKNSIGCLIWEGALLNMQRPSDGGKVGQDIYLRLSADEPQISTKGTKWKVWVIVVVLVAATGLILCLSVCFSIKRKLKHKGETTATSNDLMLFDVSTEIHAISDGTNNQDNDKKRGKKDVELPLFSYESVLVATDNFSTANKLGEGGFGPVYKGKLLKGKEIAVKMLSKRSGQGLEEFRNETTLIAKLQHRNLVKLLGCCIEGDEKILIYEYMPNKSLDFYLFDPAKKKMLDWGTRIHIIEGIAQGLLYLHQYSRLRIIHRDMKPSNILLDSEMNPKISDFGMARIVGDNEIQANTNRIVGTFGYMSPEYAMEGLYSIKSDVFSFGVLLLEIVSGKKNTGFYNHGSLNLLRYAWELWRDGQSLKLMDSTIGYPSSTSTLVRCINIGLLCVQENPADRPTMLDVVLMISNEHGPLVTPMQPAFTAGRNLTHMNPTVNPVENCSINSITFSIMEAR; from the exons ATGTTTGTGAGGGATATGGGTATTGATGGTACCAGGCCATTCCTCTTATTTGTTCTGCTTCTACTGCTCAGAGCATGCTTCTCCGTTAACGCTGATGATATCTTTAAGAAAGGTCAGCCGCCCCTTTCGGTGATAAATAACGACAGCATCTCATCTAAGAATGGCAGATTTGAACTCGGATTCTTCGAACGAGGTACTCCACCAAAATTCTACCTGGGGATAAGGTTTAAACGCTTAGTGAGCCAGAGGATTGTTTGGGTAGCAAATAGTGAAAGCCATTTGTCCAACCCTCGTACTTCAAGACTCGAATTCTCAGAGGATGGCAATCTCGTTCTTCTTGAAGCTAATTCCTCCAAGAAGCCATTTTGGTCCACAAATTTGCAGAATCTTCCCTCAAATTCAACTGAAGCAGCACTTCTTGATGATGGAAATCTTGTTTTAAGAGATAGATCGGACCTTTCTACTATATTTTGGGAGAGTTTCGACTGCCCAACTGATACATGGCTGCCAGGTGCAAAGCTTGGGATCTATAAAACTGGAAAAGAACCGAAGCAACTTATTTCATGGAAAAATTCAGAAGATCCATCACCGGGTCTGTTCTCATGTTCGTTGAGAATAGACCCAAATGGAAGCAGTGAATATATCTTCGAGTGGAACAGGTCCCAAGTTTATTGGAGTTCTGGAATTTGGAATGGAGAAACTTTCGCCTTTATTCCTGAGATGGGgttgaatcatatatataaccTCACTGTTGTgtcaaatgaaaatgaaaccTATTCGAGTTACTCTCTTTATAATTCCTCTCTAACGTcaatatgttttattgattCTACCGGAAAATTCAACGCACTTACATGGCTGCCCGCTAATGAGGCGACGACTGAGCCGTGGGTTCTATGGGCTCAACCAAAATCACTATCTGATGTCTATGCTTTGTGTGGTCCATTTGGCATATATCATGATAATACATCTCAGCCTTGTGATTGTCCAAAAGGTTTTGAACCATTTTCAGATAATCAGACCAGACTAAACGACTGGTCCAGTGGTTGTTTGAGGAGACACCCTTTGCAATGTGAAAATCGTAATGCCAAAAATGATTGGTTTCAAAAAATACCCAACGTCACATCGCCAATTAACTGGAAAGCATATTCGGCAATGAGTGCCGGAAGGTGTCAATTAGCTTGCATGAATAATTGTGCTTGCACAGCTTATGCTAAAAACAGCATCGGGTGTCTGATATGGGAAGGAGCTCTTTTGAACATGCAACGACCCTCGGATGGTGGAAAGGTTGGACAAGATATATATCTCAGACTATCTGCTGATGAGCCTCAAATTAGTACCAAAG GAACCAAATGGAAAGTATGGGTGATTGTAGTTGTGCTGGTAGCTGCAACAGGGCTAATCTTATGCCTATCCGTTTGTTTCTCAATCAAGAGAAAGCTCAAACACAAAG GAGAGACGACAGCTACAAGCAATGATCTAATGTTATTTGATGTTAGTACTGAAATTCATGCAATCAGTGATGGAACAAACAACCAAGATAATGATaagaaaagagggaagaagGATGTTGAGTTACCGTTATTCAGTTATGAAAGCGTATTAGTTGCAACCGATAATTTCTCAACTGCAAATAAGCTTGGAGAAGGAGGTTTTGGACCTGTCTATAAG GGGAAGTTACTTAAGGGGAAGGAAATTGCAGTGAAAATGCTTTCAAAAAGATCTGGACAGGGGCTTGAGGAGTTTAGAAATGAGACAACACTAATTGCAAAACTTCAACATAGAAATCTTGTCAAACTCTTGGGTTGCTGTATTGAAGGAGATgagaaaatactaatatatgagTACATGCCCAATAAAAGTTTGGATTTCTACCTTTTTG ATCCAGCtaagaaaaaaatgttagattGGGGGACACGCATTCACATTATTGAAGGGATTGCTCAAGGACTTCTGTATCTTCATCAGTATTCAAGATTAAGAATTATACATAGAGATATGAAACCCAGTAACATTCtcttggatagtgaaatgaacccaaaaatatcagattttggcatggcTCGAATAGTTGGAGATAATGAAATACAAGCAAACACAAATCGGATTGTTGGAACTTT CGGCTACATGTCTCCCGAATATGCCATGGAGGGTCTGTATTCGATAAAGTCTGATGTATTTAGCTTTGGAGTATTGCTACTCGAGATTGTGAGTGGGAAGAAGAACACAGGATTTTATAACCACGGGTCACTCAATCTTCTTAGATAT GCTTGGGAGTTGTGGAGAGATGGTCAAAGCTTGAAGTTGATGGATTCAACGATAGGGTATCCATCTTCCACTTCTACCCTGGTGAGATGCATTAATATCGGGCTACTTTGCGTTCAAGAAAATCCAGCTGATCGACCTACCATGCTTGATGTGGTCTTAATGATCAGTAATGAACATGGACCTCTAGTTACACCCATGCAACCTGCTTTTACAGCTGGCCGGAATTTGACGCACATGAATCCAACAGTTAACCCTGTAGAGAATTGCTCAATAAACAGTATAACTTTTTCGATAATGGAGGCTCGATGA